In the genome of Acetobacter oryzifermentans, one region contains:
- a CDS encoding glycosyltransferase: MTDHQTVSTETVARGPDISVVVPCYNESENVAPLVKALEQALAGRRWEVIFVDDNSPDHTSQRVRDLARNNACVRGICRIGRRGLSSAVIEGALSSSAQVVAVMDGDLQHDESRLGALIDAVLNNTCDVAVGSRHVEGGNNAGLANAWRHALSDGGIWLAQCFLPVKLTDPMSGFFALRQETFAAIAPRLSGTGFKILLDLLLSAAKPLRVQEVPCGFRPRVAGESKLDALVMLQFGALLLDKFAKGWVPLRFVAFCMVGLAGVGTNLAVMQCARLVGAHFSMAQAIGTVAAMILNFFLDNNFTYRDRRLRGWACMRGLVLFMLVCSVGALADVGIARMIYGQNHMPNEASLAGAILAVVWNYAMSSTVVWRS; this comes from the coding sequence GTGACAGACCATCAAACGGTTTCAACAGAAACCGTTGCAAGAGGGCCGGATATTAGCGTGGTTGTGCCATGCTATAACGAATCGGAAAATGTGGCGCCTCTTGTCAAAGCTCTGGAACAGGCGCTGGCGGGCAGGCGGTGGGAAGTTATCTTTGTAGATGATAATTCGCCCGATCACACAAGCCAGCGTGTGAGAGATCTGGCGCGAAATAATGCGTGTGTGCGTGGTATCTGCCGCATAGGGCGGCGGGGCCTTTCATCAGCAGTTATTGAAGGTGCGCTATCTTCTTCCGCGCAGGTGGTGGCGGTGATGGATGGAGATCTTCAGCATGACGAATCACGCCTTGGCGCGCTGATAGATGCCGTTCTGAACAATACATGTGATGTTGCAGTTGGGAGTCGGCATGTAGAGGGTGGCAATAATGCGGGTTTGGCTAATGCGTGGCGGCATGCGCTCTCTGATGGGGGCATTTGGCTTGCGCAATGCTTTTTGCCAGTAAAGCTGACAGACCCGATGAGTGGTTTTTTTGCGTTAAGGCAAGAAACATTCGCCGCAATTGCCCCGCGTTTATCTGGCACTGGTTTTAAAATTTTACTGGATTTGTTGCTTTCTGCCGCCAAGCCCTTGCGCGTGCAGGAGGTGCCTTGTGGGTTCCGTCCACGTGTGGCGGGGGAAAGCAAGCTGGATGCATTGGTTATGCTCCAGTTTGGTGCGCTTCTTTTAGATAAATTTGCTAAAGGCTGGGTGCCTTTGCGGTTTGTCGCCTTTTGTATGGTCGGGCTGGCGGGCGTTGGCACAAATCTTGCCGTTATGCAGTGCGCTCGGCTTGTGGGGGCGCATTTTTCTATGGCGCAGGCCATTGGCACTGTTGCCGCCATGATTCTGAATTTCTTTTTGGATAACAACTTCACGTATCGTGACAGGCGCTTGCGTGGGTGGGCGTGCATGCGCGGGCTTGTTCTTTTCATGCTGGTGTGTTCGGTGGGGGCATTGGCGGATGTGGGTATTGCCCGGATGATTTACGGCCAGAATCATATGCCGAATGAGGCAAGCTTGGCTGGTGCTATTCTTGCCGTGGTGTGGAATTACGCCATGTCTTCAACTGTTGTCTGGCGCTCGTGA
- the gshB gene encoding glutathione synthase, producing MASSLQVAVQMDPLEHINIHGDSTFALMLEAQKRGHALYVYEVNTLALGEGAAEPEQSSKTRVTALMRPVTVRREEGNHATFGAPMRQSLGDMDVVLMRQDPPFDMAYITATHMLDHVHGIGPGKALVVNDPRWVRDSPEKLLVTHFPDLMPPTLVTWDIEQIRAFRAKWHDIIVKPLFGNGGSGVFRIREDDQNLNALLEMHFARSREPLMIQRYEPAVTAGDKRIILVDGEPVGAINRVPSGEDHRSNMHVGGVAKQIGLSARDREICMAIGPFLKEHGLIFVGIDVIGQYLTEINVTSPTGLQELERFDGINGAGAIWNCIERKLHAA from the coding sequence ATGGCATCATCCTTACAGGTTGCGGTTCAGATGGACCCTCTGGAGCACATTAACATCCATGGGGATTCAACCTTTGCGCTTATGCTGGAAGCTCAGAAACGCGGGCATGCCCTGTATGTGTATGAGGTGAATACGCTGGCATTGGGTGAAGGGGCGGCGGAACCAGAGCAATCTTCCAAAACTCGGGTAACGGCTTTGATGCGGCCTGTGACCGTCCGGCGGGAAGAAGGAAACCACGCCACATTTGGTGCACCAATGCGCCAGTCATTAGGTGATATGGATGTGGTGCTGATGCGGCAGGATCCGCCTTTTGATATGGCATATATTACAGCTACGCATATGCTGGACCACGTGCATGGTATTGGGCCGGGCAAAGCTTTGGTGGTGAATGACCCGCGCTGGGTGCGTGACAGCCCTGAAAAACTTTTGGTAACCCACTTTCCAGATCTGATGCCGCCAACATTGGTAACATGGGATATCGAACAGATTCGAGCTTTCCGAGCCAAATGGCACGATATTATTGTAAAGCCACTTTTTGGGAATGGCGGGAGCGGCGTTTTCCGTATCCGTGAAGATGACCAGAATTTAAATGCTTTGCTTGAAATGCATTTTGCACGCTCGCGCGAGCCGCTGATGATCCAGCGTTATGAACCCGCTGTAACAGCCGGAGACAAGCGTATTATTCTGGTGGACGGAGAGCCCGTAGGCGCAATCAACCGTGTGCCATCGGGGGAAGATCACCGGTCAAACATGCATGTAGGCGGTGTGGCTAAACAGATCGGGCTGAGTGCGCGTGACCGCGAAATCTGCATGGCTATTGGCCCATTTCTGAAAGAACATGGCCTGATTTTTGTGGGAATAGACGTGATTGGCCAGTATTTAACAGAAATTAACGTCACTTCTCCTACTGGCCTTCAGGAGTTGGAACGTTTTGATGGAATCAATGGCGCAGGCGCAATCTGGAACTGCATCGAGCGTAAACTGCACGCCGCGTGA
- the trxB gene encoding thioredoxin-disulfide reductase — translation MAETITTDLLVIGAGPAGYTAAIYAARANLSPVLVAGLQPGGQLTITTEVENYPGFATAIQGPWLMEQMAEQAQNVGTRIEYDIITSVDFKAGSPFLLTGDSGTIYKARSVIVATGAQARWLGLPSEKRLQGAGVSACATCDGFFYRGKNVVVVGGGNTAVEEALYLTHHAAHVTLVHRRDSLRSEKILQDRLFANPKVSVIWNSVVEDILSDGSPETVCGVRLKNTQGESKQTIPTDGVFIAIGHAPNTAIFRDQLTLDAEGYIETTPGTTRTSVPGVFAAGDVQDKTYRQAVTAAGTGCMAALDAERYLAGLA, via the coding sequence ATGGCTGAAACCATTACAACTGATCTGCTCGTTATTGGCGCAGGACCGGCCGGGTATACTGCTGCTATCTATGCGGCACGCGCCAACCTTTCTCCTGTTCTGGTTGCCGGGCTGCAACCAGGTGGCCAGCTCACCATTACAACGGAAGTTGAAAACTACCCCGGTTTTGCCACAGCCATCCAAGGCCCGTGGCTGATGGAACAAATGGCTGAACAAGCGCAGAATGTGGGCACACGTATTGAATACGACATTATTACATCTGTTGATTTCAAAGCGGGCTCACCATTCCTGCTCACAGGTGATTCGGGCACCATTTACAAAGCGCGTTCAGTTATTGTTGCCACAGGTGCACAGGCCCGCTGGCTAGGCCTACCAAGCGAGAAACGCTTACAAGGTGCTGGTGTTTCTGCCTGCGCCACGTGTGATGGCTTTTTCTACCGCGGGAAAAATGTGGTGGTTGTGGGCGGCGGCAATACTGCTGTTGAAGAAGCCCTGTATCTCACCCACCATGCTGCGCATGTTACCTTGGTTCACCGGCGCGATAGCTTGCGGTCTGAAAAAATTCTGCAAGACCGGCTTTTCGCAAACCCCAAGGTTTCCGTTATCTGGAACAGTGTTGTGGAAGACATTCTGTCTGATGGCTCGCCTGAAACAGTGTGTGGTGTCCGACTGAAAAATACGCAAGGTGAAAGCAAACAGACCATCCCCACCGATGGCGTATTTATTGCAATCGGCCATGCTCCCAACACAGCTATCTTTCGTGATCAGCTTACGCTGGATGCTGAAGGGTATATTGAAACCACACCCGGCACCACACGCACTTCTGTACCCGGAGTCTTTGCCGCGGGGGATGTGCAGGACAAAACATATCGCCAAGCCGTAACAGCCGCAGGAACTGGCTGCATGGCAGCGCTGGATGCAGAACGCTATCTTGCTGGTTTAGCCTGA
- a CDS encoding Lrp/AsnC family transcriptional regulator produces the protein MPLVQDGSGNVTDLDAVDLRIVAELQNDGRMTNVELARRVGISAPPCLRRVRRLEEERIIRGYHAEPNAAALGWPITFFALIGLESQKEAILCSFEQQLAQWPEVRECHMIRGGGDFLVRLIARDAAHENLLTRQLTEAQHVIRVQTLQTIRTSLERWGVPVQVEEEGQTP, from the coding sequence ATGCCTCTTGTGCAGGATGGATCAGGAAACGTGACAGATCTGGACGCAGTTGATCTTCGCATTGTGGCAGAGCTTCAGAATGATGGCCGCATGACCAATGTGGAGCTGGCCCGCCGTGTCGGTATTTCAGCGCCTCCGTGCCTGCGTCGTGTCCGGCGTTTGGAAGAAGAACGCATTATCCGTGGCTATCATGCAGAGCCTAATGCTGCCGCTTTGGGCTGGCCCATTACCTTTTTTGCGTTGATCGGGCTGGAAAGCCAGAAAGAGGCCATTCTGTGCAGTTTTGAGCAGCAACTGGCCCAATGGCCAGAAGTGCGCGAATGCCACATGATTCGTGGGGGAGGCGATTTTCTGGTTCGTTTGATTGCGCGTGATGCCGCGCATGAAAACCTGCTGACCCGCCAACTCACAGAAGCACAGCACGTGATACGTGTGCAAACTTTGCAAACCATCCGGACAAGTCTGGAGCGTTGGGGGGTGCCGGTGCAGGTTGAGGAGGAAGGGCAGACCCCGTGA
- a CDS encoding MucR family transcriptional regulator translates to MECRYSHQIPIGFIMSENQDYSPLLDLVSEIVSAHVSNNQTDPALIPGMIRDIYQALKTAEHPQNEPEKLQPAVPVKRSVFPDYIICLEDGKKLKMLKRHLQSAYGMTPEQYRERWGLPADYPMVAPNYAERRSTLAREIGLGRKIHAAGDEEEQGGRGRRKKSPTA, encoded by the coding sequence ATGGAGTGCAGATATTCACACCAAATTCCTATTGGATTTATCATGAGTGAGAACCAGGACTACTCTCCCCTTCTTGATCTGGTATCAGAGATCGTTTCCGCACACGTCTCCAATAACCAGACAGACCCTGCACTTATCCCGGGCATGATCCGTGATATTTATCAGGCACTGAAAACCGCTGAACATCCGCAGAATGAGCCGGAAAAACTTCAGCCAGCAGTGCCGGTAAAGCGCTCGGTATTCCCGGATTACATTATCTGTCTGGAAGACGGGAAAAAGCTGAAGATGCTGAAGCGCCACCTACAGAGCGCTTATGGCATGACACCTGAACAATACCGTGAACGTTGGGGCCTGCCCGCAGACTACCCGATGGTAGCCCCTAACTACGCAGAGCGCCGCTCTACTCTGGCTCGTGAAATTGGCCTTGGCCGTAAAATTCATGCCGCTGGGGATGAAGAAGAACAGGGTGGCCGTGGCCGCCGCAAGAAGTCTCCTACAGCATAA
- a CDS encoding UdgX family uracil-DNA binding protein (This protein belongs to the uracil DNA glycosylase superfamily, members of which act in excision repair of DNA. However, it belongs more specifically to UdgX branch, whose founding member was found to bind uracil in DNA (where it does not belong), without cleaving it, appears to promote DNA repair by a pathway involving RecA, rather than base excision.): protein MVEIVLAHQVDLATWRAATRHYVQKQVLPESITWRVAGKGQTPWVLEAPDSADNDAPLNLPRKLVTAVLEALQAHHPGRFELLYRVVYRFTHGLLDMENLREDPDIQQLRELVQSVKQETEQFRLAFSTFSNQHQSKSLQYTPQNYIVEANGRFCIERNAQPWEVMTPYRRMWWDGNQLHFAAGEAEAAHVSADMWQADGQGMWQGYPNTVLVPTLEDVAQAASLTSLSAEAMDCRACSLWQPAKRTVFGEGVENTPLMFVGEQPGDQEDLAGRPFVGPAGQVFDKALEEAGILRNHIYVTNAVKHFRFTWRNNRRLHQKPDQESVEACRIWLDAERRLVQPKLIVMLGVTAAQSLLKRPVTISRERSRIFQLNEQCSGLVTVHPSYLLRLPNEEAKAREYARFVEDLRLAHSFITQQSD from the coding sequence ATGGTTGAGATTGTACTGGCGCACCAGGTGGATCTGGCAACATGGCGGGCCGCTACACGCCATTATGTGCAAAAACAGGTGCTCCCCGAAAGCATAACTTGGCGTGTAGCGGGCAAAGGGCAAACACCTTGGGTGCTGGAAGCGCCAGATTCCGCCGATAATGACGCGCCTCTTAACCTTCCGCGTAAGTTGGTAACTGCCGTGTTGGAAGCATTGCAGGCGCATCATCCAGGGCGTTTTGAGCTTTTATATCGTGTTGTTTACCGCTTCACGCATGGCTTGCTGGATATGGAAAATTTACGGGAAGATCCGGATATCCAGCAGCTTCGAGAGCTTGTGCAGAGCGTTAAGCAAGAAACGGAGCAGTTTCGCCTAGCTTTTTCGACATTCAGTAATCAACACCAAAGTAAAAGCCTGCAATACACACCGCAGAACTACATTGTGGAAGCAAATGGACGCTTCTGCATAGAGCGCAATGCCCAACCATGGGAGGTTATGACACCTTATCGGCGGATGTGGTGGGATGGAAACCAACTGCATTTTGCCGCAGGTGAGGCTGAGGCCGCGCATGTTTCTGCGGATATGTGGCAGGCGGACGGGCAGGGCATGTGGCAGGGGTATCCCAACACAGTGCTGGTGCCTACGCTAGAGGATGTTGCACAGGCGGCTTCTCTCACGTCTTTGTCTGCAGAGGCCATGGACTGTAGAGCTTGTTCTTTATGGCAACCTGCCAAGCGCACGGTTTTTGGAGAAGGCGTAGAAAATACGCCTCTGATGTTTGTTGGGGAACAGCCGGGAGATCAGGAAGATCTGGCAGGCCGTCCATTTGTTGGGCCAGCAGGGCAGGTGTTTGATAAGGCGCTGGAAGAAGCAGGTATTTTACGGAATCACATTTACGTGACAAATGCGGTAAAGCACTTCCGCTTTACATGGAGAAACAACAGGCGCCTGCATCAGAAGCCAGATCAGGAGTCTGTCGAGGCCTGCCGAATCTGGTTGGATGCAGAGCGTAGGCTAGTACAACCCAAGCTGATTGTTATGTTAGGTGTTACGGCAGCGCAGAGTCTTCTCAAGCGGCCTGTTACCATCTCGCGCGAGCGCTCTCGCATCTTCCAGTTGAATGAGCAGTGCTCGGGGTTGGTCACGGTGCACCCGTCTTACTTGCTGCGCTTGCCGAATGAAGAGGCCAAAGCGCGGGAATATGCACGCTTTGTAGAAGACTTACGTCTGGCACATAGTTTTATAACGCAGCAGTCAGACTGA
- a CDS encoding integration host factor subunit beta gives MTRSELITALMQKNPHLQLKEATRLVNIVFGTITSSLAEGSRVELRGFGAFSVKERDPRVGRNPKTGVQVQVGKKLVPFFKTGKELHQRLNKPVSGSKRSRSSV, from the coding sequence ATGACCAGATCCGAGCTGATTACAGCCCTGATGCAAAAAAATCCGCATCTTCAGCTGAAAGAAGCAACACGACTTGTAAATATTGTATTTGGCACCATTACCAGCAGCCTTGCGGAAGGCAGCCGCGTAGAATTACGTGGGTTTGGTGCATTTTCTGTAAAAGAGCGTGACCCACGCGTTGGCCGCAACCCAAAAACAGGGGTGCAGGTTCAGGTTGGCAAAAAGCTCGTTCCCTTCTTTAAAACGGGCAAAGAGCTACACCAGCGCCTGAACAAGCCTGTTAGTGGTAGCAAACGCTCACGCTCCTCAGTCTGA
- a CDS encoding class I SAM-dependent methyltransferase — translation MPLHKGAFVTRALCRRGRPFVALEEMSTSRQREDMSDVLQNYPSGGGDSPAPPPSRSALDAEAVKAAYRRWANVYDVVFGGISRFGRLRAVEAVNGLPGTDVLEVGVGTGLALPHYRAEKQITGIDLSADMLAKARERVQRDKLTNVNGLLEMDAEDTKFEDSSFDIAVAMFVASVVPHPRQLLHELKRVVRPGGYILFVNHFLAPGGVRGAVEHALGRASHSLGWHPDFAMESLLPAEDIRRAFIQPVPPLGLFTLVTLENLPA, via the coding sequence ATGCCCTTACACAAGGGCGCTTTTGTGACGCGTGCCTTGTGCAGAAGAGGAAGACCTTTTGTGGCTCTTGAAGAAATGTCCACCAGCAGGCAGAGAGAGGACATGAGTGACGTTCTCCAAAATTATCCTTCCGGCGGGGGGGATAGTCCCGCGCCTCCTCCTTCCCGTTCGGCACTGGATGCGGAGGCTGTCAAAGCCGCCTATCGTCGGTGGGCAAATGTGTATGATGTTGTTTTTGGCGGCATCTCCCGGTTTGGGCGTTTGCGTGCTGTAGAAGCCGTAAATGGTCTGCCCGGCACGGATGTGCTGGAAGTGGGGGTGGGCACCGGCTTGGCGTTGCCTCATTACCGGGCAGAAAAGCAGATTACCGGCATTGATCTTTCTGCCGATATGCTGGCCAAGGCGCGTGAGCGTGTGCAGCGTGATAAGCTGACAAACGTTAACGGCCTGTTGGAAATGGATGCCGAAGATACGAAGTTTGAAGATTCTTCCTTCGATATCGCCGTGGCCATGTTTGTGGCTTCTGTGGTGCCGCATCCACGCCAGTTGCTGCATGAACTCAAGCGCGTTGTGCGTCCCGGTGGTTATATTCTGTTTGTAAATCATTTTCTGGCCCCCGGTGGTGTCCGTGGTGCTGTCGAACATGCGTTGGGCCGGGCCTCCCACTCCTTGGGGTGGCATCCTGATTTCGCAATGGAATCGTTGTTACCAGCCGAAGATATCCGGCGTGCCTTTATTCAGCCTGTTCCGCCATTAGGGCTGTTTACTTTGGTCACCCTAGAAAATCTGCCTGCATAA
- a CDS encoding ArnT family glycosyltransferase, translated as MCLVALGLLTLFRLILAAWIPLSPDEAYYRLWALAPAAGYLDHPPMVALWMRIGMFFAGDTAEGLRFMGPVSAAIGTVLLVQAAQQWLQSQKLFAVSVGNGFVTALKPGIILNCTLAVGLGTLIMTPDTPLVFFMALLLWSVSNLLSGRHPAFWLLVGLSAGLGFDSKYTALLPVAGLGMWLLATRAGRQWLRTPWPWLGAVVAMGCMAPVVEWNATHHWVSFLKQGGRAGDWQPTRMFTFMGELLGGQVGLASPFIFVLFAVAIKYLLRLRDQFAQLLLCMVLLPAAVFLQHAIGARVQANWPVVLYPALALSVVCVPYRWWKAACALGAAMFVVVVVQALWAPAHLSPHFDMTLRQMGGWPEFVQTVEKQIPPDALLIADEYGLAGELSFYAQNRKVLAVEPRWQFFAFPHSTCGAEGYLLRSHRRHDQPDPALFDVLSQYPDISRSRRGSVADSYAVYRVRLRCLGGATVREDTAVLPANKR; from the coding sequence ATGTGCCTGGTAGCACTAGGGCTGCTCACATTGTTCCGGCTGATTCTGGCCGCATGGATTCCGCTTTCCCCAGATGAAGCCTATTATCGCCTCTGGGCATTGGCTCCGGCTGCGGGGTATCTTGATCACCCCCCCATGGTGGCGCTGTGGATGCGCATTGGCATGTTTTTTGCGGGAGATACCGCTGAAGGCCTGCGTTTTATGGGGCCAGTTTCTGCGGCTATCGGCACGGTTTTGTTGGTGCAGGCCGCGCAGCAATGGCTGCAATCTCAGAAACTGTTTGCTGTCAGTGTCGGCAACGGGTTTGTAACGGCTCTTAAACCCGGAATTATATTAAACTGCACATTAGCTGTGGGGTTGGGCACTCTGATCATGACACCAGATACCCCTCTGGTGTTTTTTATGGCCCTGCTGCTGTGGAGCGTAAGCAATCTGCTTTCTGGCAGGCATCCAGCATTCTGGTTGCTGGTAGGTCTTTCTGCCGGGTTGGGGTTTGATAGCAAATATACGGCTCTTTTGCCTGTAGCTGGTTTAGGCATGTGGTTGCTGGCAACACGTGCAGGCAGGCAATGGTTACGCACTCCATGGCCTTGGCTTGGTGCTGTAGTGGCAATGGGATGTATGGCGCCGGTGGTTGAGTGGAATGCGACACACCACTGGGTTAGCTTTCTTAAACAAGGAGGCCGAGCAGGGGATTGGCAGCCCACCCGTATGTTCACCTTTATGGGGGAATTGCTGGGCGGTCAGGTTGGTTTGGCATCTCCGTTTATTTTTGTGCTGTTCGCGGTGGCCATAAAATATTTGCTCAGGCTGCGTGATCAATTTGCCCAATTACTGCTCTGCATGGTTTTGTTGCCTGCGGCTGTTTTTTTGCAGCACGCTATAGGTGCGCGCGTGCAGGCAAACTGGCCTGTTGTGCTGTATCCAGCGCTTGCCTTGTCTGTTGTGTGTGTACCGTATCGCTGGTGGAAAGCAGCCTGCGCGCTTGGCGCTGCCATGTTTGTTGTTGTGGTTGTGCAAGCTTTGTGGGCTCCTGCACATCTTTCGCCCCATTTTGATATGACGTTACGGCAAATGGGCGGCTGGCCTGAATTTGTGCAGACCGTAGAAAAGCAGATTCCACCTGATGCCCTGCTGATTGCAGATGAATATGGGCTTGCGGGTGAACTTTCTTTTTATGCCCAGAATCGCAAAGTGCTGGCGGTTGAACCGAGATGGCAGTTTTTTGCGTTCCCACATTCTACATGTGGAGCGGAGGGGTATTTGCTGCGCAGCCACAGGCGGCATGATCAACCTGACCCAGCACTTTTTGATGTTCTCTCTCAATATCCAGATATTTCACGCAGCCGCCGGGGATCTGTGGCCGATAGTTACGCAGTTTATCGTGTAAGATTGCGTTGCTTAGGCGGCGCTACGGTGCGGGAAGACACTGCGGTATTGCCCGCCAATAAGCGTTAG
- a CDS encoding LysR family transcriptional regulator yields MDWDKLRVFHAVAEAGSFTHAGDVLNLSQSAVSRQISALEDVLQVPLFHRHARGLILTEQGETLHKTVREVFSKLEMTQTLLTESKEKAAGRLRVTTTTGFGNCWLMPRLHRFMADNPEIDICLILEDNDLDLGMREADVAVRMHAPRQPDLIQRHLADFSLPIFAAPLYIEKYGMPKSLEEIKEHQLVLFGEHHPPVAHVNWLAQACRNDGSTQIARLEVNSMAAMASAIAAGLGIGSIPTYAAKEFPDLVQILPEITTPTVDAYFVYPEELRSSKRVAVFRDFLMSELGIR; encoded by the coding sequence GTGGACTGGGACAAACTCCGGGTTTTCCATGCAGTGGCAGAAGCCGGTTCCTTTACCCACGCGGGGGATGTGCTCAACCTCAGCCAATCTGCCGTATCACGGCAGATTTCTGCGCTGGAAGACGTCCTTCAGGTTCCTCTCTTTCATCGGCACGCCCGCGGCCTGATCCTAACGGAACAGGGTGAAACACTTCATAAAACCGTGCGCGAAGTCTTTTCCAAACTGGAAATGACGCAAACACTGCTGACAGAAAGTAAGGAAAAGGCAGCCGGGCGGCTGCGCGTAACCACAACCACCGGCTTTGGTAACTGTTGGCTTATGCCGCGGCTTCATCGCTTTATGGCAGATAACCCGGAAATAGATATCTGCCTGATTTTGGAAGATAATGATCTTGATTTAGGCATGCGGGAGGCTGACGTGGCGGTGCGTATGCATGCACCCAGACAGCCAGACCTGATCCAACGCCACCTGGCGGATTTTAGCCTGCCAATTTTTGCTGCCCCTCTCTATATTGAGAAATACGGCATGCCAAAATCTCTGGAGGAAATCAAAGAACATCAATTGGTGTTATTTGGTGAACACCATCCTCCGGTTGCGCATGTTAACTGGCTGGCCCAAGCCTGCCGCAACGATGGCAGCACGCAAATTGCTCGGCTAGAAGTTAACAGCATGGCTGCTATGGCCTCTGCTATTGCTGCGGGCTTGGGCATTGGGTCCATTCCAACTTACGCAGCAAAAGAATTTCCAGATCTGGTTCAGATCCTGCCGGAAATTACCACTCCAACTGTAGATGCTTATTTTGTTTATCCGGAAGAACTGCGCAGCTCTAAACGCGTAGCTGTTTTCCGTGATTTTCTTATGAGTGAATTAGGTATTCGGTAA
- a CDS encoding cbb3-type cytochrome c oxidase subunit I: protein MMVAHNQSQQNETSGDGMRVARKGNGTGAAYVVLAALAALAGGGASTLSEMGMMPATAGWHAVVQAHPVLMLLYVVVPALLGGFGSLWLPRAVQRSGVLLPRLNDAGFLCVFAGAALTVTGAELKTATLLWCVGTLMTSMALLATVFDSRADMDERKPFSPFVWGEMLAAAVMLLTVPVMAGQIVKHWHDATAVNVESFAGPVGLVVLLAGFGVVFEISARVGKFSEKPVAFIMAAAAASGVVAWTKSVFMQGTESAGAMQVGSTMLALCSFAATCLAVLWLAGAWNARATLRVPLLWGLGFMSVVSGGWLVQLVQGNGLHSALQLGALYVVCGGFYLWRGEECGYWYPQLMAYLHFACTAVATALVFVPGAQMASGAFFGLAALCFIGAVVVSFRRNQQATAHCAAMPVQVSKGYRA, encoded by the coding sequence ATGATGGTCGCCCATAACCAGAGCCAACAGAATGAGACATCTGGAGATGGCATGCGTGTTGCCAGAAAAGGGAACGGCACGGGGGCTGCTTACGTGGTGCTGGCTGCTCTGGCGGCATTAGCTGGCGGAGGTGCTTCTACACTTTCTGAAATGGGCATGATGCCAGCAACAGCCGGATGGCATGCTGTTGTGCAGGCCCATCCTGTTCTTATGCTTTTATATGTTGTTGTTCCGGCTTTGCTGGGGGGATTTGGCTCCTTATGGCTGCCGCGTGCCGTGCAGCGTTCGGGTGTATTGCTGCCGCGGTTGAATGATGCGGGTTTTCTATGTGTGTTTGCTGGAGCCGCGCTGACGGTTACAGGGGCTGAGCTTAAAACCGCTACGTTGCTGTGGTGTGTAGGCACGTTGATGACAAGCATGGCCCTGTTGGCAACTGTGTTTGATAGCCGCGCCGATATGGATGAACGCAAGCCATTCTCTCCTTTTGTGTGGGGAGAAATGCTGGCGGCCGCTGTTATGCTGCTTACGGTGCCTGTTATGGCCGGGCAGATTGTTAAACATTGGCATGATGCAACTGCGGTAAATGTAGAAAGCTTTGCTGGCCCAGTAGGGCTAGTTGTGCTGCTTGCCGGCTTTGGTGTGGTATTTGAAATTAGTGCCCGCGTTGGCAAGTTTTCTGAAAAACCTGTTGCGTTTATTATGGCTGCCGCCGCTGCTTCTGGCGTTGTGGCATGGACCAAAAGCGTTTTTATGCAGGGCACGGAAAGTGCTGGTGCCATGCAGGTGGGTAGCACCATGCTGGCTCTGTGTTCCTTTGCGGCCACCTGTCTGGCTGTATTGTGGCTGGCAGGTGCATGGAATGCCCGTGCCACACTTCGTGTACCTTTGCTGTGGGGCTTGGGTTTTATGAGCGTGGTTTCTGGTGGTTGGCTTGTACAACTTGTGCAGGGGAATGGCCTGCATTCTGCGCTTCAGCTTGGCGCTCTGTATGTTGTGTGCGGCGGTTTTTATCTGTGGCGTGGTGAGGAGTGCGGATATTGGTATCCGCAGCTTATGGCGTATCTGCATTTTGCCTGTACTGCTGTAGCTACGGCCTTGGTATTTGTGCCGGGTGCACAAATGGCAAGTGGTGCATTTTTTGGTTTGGCAGCCCTGTGCTTTATTGGAGCTGTGGTGGTGAGCTTTCGGCGTAACCAGCAGGCAACAGCACATTGTGCGGCAATGCCTGTTCAGGTTTCCAAGGGATACCGGGCATGA